The Trichomycterus rosablanca isolate fTriRos1 chromosome 6, fTriRos1.hap1, whole genome shotgun sequence DNA segment TTTTAGGCTTATGGCCTTTGCAATAATGTCATCAGCCTCCTCTTTCTGttgcacctacacacacagacacacatataccaaAACCATATTTAAAAAAGTTCATATACAACTGCCACCACAGTAACGAGTATGACAcctgggtggcgcagtggtaaaacacgctagcccatTACTATCAATCGATGGGGtggctacacagacatgattgactaggTCTGAGAGCAGGATGATGGCAAACAGCCTAGGCACTGGGAGGTGAACTTGTCAGTGCTGGTCCCCCATcccagataaaaataaggagggttgtgtcaggaagggcatcgggtgtaaaactgtgccagctcaagtatgcagaccagaatgatccactgtcaATTTTTACTTCAAAattgattaaaaatgtatattatgtatggaTATGTCTGTATTTCTCATCATGAATCACAGTGTGTTGATCATATTAACCTTTAGGAAGAATttggctgtgtgtgtatgtccaaTTTTATCCAAAAAGTTGGAAAATGCTTAATTAAGAAATTTTCTATAGCAAGTTTTCTACCCAAAGTCAACAGCTATAGTCAATCATAAACActagttaaatgacattatagaactaTAAATTAACACCAGTTTAATCATCTATGTCTCTCACACCCTTAAAAAGCAAACCTGCTTAATGTACCTTGCAGCAGGCCCAGTGTTTGAGGACCCGACTCACTCCCTGGTACTCGGGAGTCTTCAAATAGCGACAGATCTCAATAGCCAGAGGATACAGCTTTCGATACACCAGTCTGCGGAGGGTGAGACAAAGAcaagagagaaagaaataaaagggGGGAAAAACTATGATTATACATGATTTCATTATGTTTACTGATCATTCTTGGGCACACTACTAAAAAAATGCAACTACAAATTACATGTGTTACATATGTTAGGATCTAATATTTTAGATCctctatctaaaaaaaaaaaaagctaataaCCTAAACCTAATGTCACACTACCATGTTTGATGCTCTTATGTATGATGCTCTTTTGGTGGAATGTGGTGTTAGCTTTATCATAGATGCATTTTTTATAAACTTTTGATAGGCACGCCACTCCTAAgaaggtttaccactgttccatcaaGCTTAAATCGGCCACTGTTTTCAAATCAGAACAAATACACATAATTATAGTAAAGTGATTTCCCTGGGTACCCAACAGTGTGCTTGCTATAAAATGATTGGTAACTGCTGCTACTGCTACAGGCTTAATATAGCTGTTATTTTAAGTCAGCATAAATATTCAAATTAACAAATATCAATTTATAGAACCAAAATGGCTACATGCAAATACATGTACACAGAACATGAAACTAATTGAGCATGCAAACGAAAACTGTATACACAGAAGTGTTTAAAAGGATCTAAAGACATTCACAAAGATAAAAGACATGGTCTTACCGGTCAATGAGCACTTGAACTGTCATCTGTTTgaactgagtgtgtgtgagagggatgCCCACAGTATAATCTCTCACTGCATTTAAAACTCGCAGGTCTCTGCACATAATGACAAACAGCTCAGGAGGAAAATTACTCAGGAAGCACTTCCCGAAAGAGGCCGCCTGTTAGGAGACAGTAATAAAAAGTGCGTGATGGACTAAATGGCAGTATTGAAGGTATTAGGACAGAGTTCtgaacaaatataaataaagttttgtCAGAAGTCAGAACCtttttaaaaacctttaaaTCTTAAAGCTATCTGCACTATTCTAAAACTATTGTAAAAAAGAACTACACAGTTGCTAATTTGTGTTTAATTATACCACAAAgaccctgaccattaaagaaagtAACAGAAGTAATGGTTACAGCAAAAGTACACTAACAGTGGACATGAATGGAAAATCACTTTTTTTCCATTACAATTATGGATGGATCAGGCGTCGGGGAAGATGTTTATGTAGACATGGCTGCCAACTGAAtctaaaagtgtaaaacattgcAATTCAaatgagcacacacacatacacacataaacaggaATAAGTAATAAAGCCTATGTACAAACAGTCTAACAAGCAAAACTACTGTATAAACTTTCTGCAAGCTGCTGTTATTGATGCATAATAATCAAACCCTATCAGTAATCTCAAGTTCTATCTGCATTTTGCTTTAAACTGGATGTTTTATCCAATTTATGCAGAATGTTTCAGGTTCATTTGTATTACAGTTTGGTGTGACAATATCTTTTGGCTCATAGAGCTTTTAATCTGTAGCCTGAAGCTTCAGTAAACAGCAGAGCGAAATGTGGATTGTGGATGTAACACACTGTCAGAAATCTGACACCTGGAGTAATTTAAGAGTAAATGCCCTTTACTGGCCAAGCTACTGcctaagaaatgcaaaaatatatcAATCaatacagttgcaatcaaaatTTGTCAATCCCCATTCAAAACAAACTTTTACATTCTAtcagctgtttgcaataaaccaataaaaaaccaatttaaatagctcaacacaactaatatGTATCAGTGGTCTCTctaaattcaacacaaaatgctACTTTTAATGACTACTGCAGTCTTAGAATTATTCAACCCATTGAATAGAATTCCTCATAGGAGCCAATATTTTGGGGATGGGGTTGAGGACTGCCAAGGTGAATCTTACCATGGCAGTAGGCAGAATTGATAATCGGACTCAAACTATCCTAAAGTATAATCCTGAGTAAGGCTTTCTTACTGCCTAAACCAACCACATGAAAAAGGTAAACCTGCTGATGGGTTTAATAAAAACTTAATTATAAACACTAATCATGAAACACCTCAAAAAGTCCCTTGGTTACTGACATGAAAACGGAAATAAACTTATTTGCAGATGTCTACTGTATAACTTACCCTAAGAAGAGTTTTTTGAGTGTCTGGGTCATGCTCATGTCCTGCTGCCTCTATACACTGCTTTACTGCCTCCACCAACTGATCCCGCTCTTTAATCTCCCGTAGATACTCATCCGCCTTCTGGCTTTCTTTctgtatatgcacacacacacaaaaaagagATTATTACCACCTATAAACCaatataaatttatttgtatgtaagTATGATACCAAAAGATACTCGTCTCTGtaactttattaatttttttatattacacaagattttttAGATAGTCTCATTACAGTAAGGTCATATAATGCAAATTGGTTACATACCATGGTTACATCATGTTCACCAGATAAAGCTCACCTCGTATTCTTTGTGTGCTTCGagcagcagcgctcctggagccATGGAGGCGATCTTAAAAATCTCCTCACAGgcaactgacaaacaaaacaagATGTGTGTGCAGCACTTGCTTGCATGTGGGTTTTAAAAAAGAATGAGTACATGTAGGAGCTCTAACCTGGCACCTCCTGCAACAGTTCATGATTTGTGGCATTGATGATTCTAACCCCGTCCAGCTCGGGCACAAGAATTGAGTCGTCATCAAGGTGATACGAAATGGTATCTTTACACACTCCTGCTACCAAAAGACAACGATTCCACATGATCACCACTGATGGCTGCTGACTCTTAGGCCTGCGACACCTAAGGTGAAAGCAGAAGAAAACAAACTTGGGCGCTGCAAATGCTaacatataaatattataagtaCATGGTCAAAAATATAAGAATAACCATCCTGATTATAACATGAAACATTTAATCATATGACCATGCAATTTTCATTGACAAATAAGCTGAGGAATTGGTCGTACTAAAGAGCTCAGTGACTTTTAATGTGGCACTGTCATAGCATGACACctttctaaattatttttattacatgtcTGTACAAAAGGTTTGCTCTCAGTGCACCTACCAGGCCATCTGTCTGGGTGGATTTCTGAATTTTGTCTCCACTTCACTAAGCTTttcctgtttaaaaaaaaaaaaaaaaaaaaaaaaaagaaattgcgATGATTAATAACTTTATGGCTGAAGATCTCATTTATAGCACAAGGGTCATTCTCTGAATATGTTATCAAACCActggtctaacacacacatgtagCATGTGTCTACATCATTTAGAgttaaaatgaaaaattattcattgtatttagatagatgtccatgtgcactattattaaACTCCCATCCTTAGTACTTGGTGCATCTTTTTGCTTTGATAACCACTAATAAGCAATTTCATTTCAAGTGCTAAGAAGCTTCTGACTCTTCTCTTTTGGAATATTCGGCCATTTTTCTCATGCCAAAGTGATACTCTCAACACTCCCAGTGGTGTCTCTGGGAATGTTCAAGATTCTTGTACCCATTGCCcttttggtgcaatgaaatTATCTTTTTTTTCAGCTTTTGTGATAGCTTTTTAGTTTTCACAACGGCTGCAACACACCTTGAAAGCTATTTATAAACTATTCTGAGGATGACCCTgaacataaaaataattcaaAATGAGCCAATGATATTCAATAAATTAttcaaaaacatgtttattatttgctgcATATTTACCACATACCCTCAGGTTGGTGGAGCCCATCCATACATGGCCGGAATCAGTAAACAGGGCTAGGTACTTATAGCTAAAAGACACACACATGTGTACTATACTGGAAGCTTGAGGAGAAAGTCCTGGAGGggtctgaacacacacacacacacacacacacacacacacacacacacacacacatgtgattattctttcaaaatattttttgaCAAATCATTTACAGGAAACTTAATTATTAAGTATCTTTTTGCattaatttcattcatttaaagaATTTCCCATATTGAGCAAAACcaataaaacagtaaattaaATGTGCCCTAACTTTCACACATGCAATATTTTCCCCCAAAATATGTCATATTCAGCAACTAAGCAGTTAATGTCAGTTTCAGTGAGCAAATGTATGTCCCCTGTAAAATAGGTGTGAACTTATTTATACACCAAGTGcaactaataataatttactaTGTAGCAGCAGCTTCTCACCACAGCAGTGCAGATACCATAGTCCAGAATAAAAAGATCAGGACCATTAGCCACTAGTACTTTGCTCTGTCTGTCCTGGGTAAGCACTgcccagcaagatggtgcatcTTGCAGACCTAAAAATAACGACACGAAAACAGCAGGAGGAATTTAAAACCAAGAACAGAAATTGTTATTTTATGGCAACATGACAGAAAGTGGTGGTGACAATGCTTGACagagaaaacaaacacacagagagagtgTTCCTACCTGGTACCTCTGGTAACCTTCTGAGTTTCAGATCATCTATGTTTGTTGCCAGCGTAAAACGTGATGCTcctgttactatagcaactcCAGTTCCATATGGAGAATGAAAGACCTTGGCCTCCAAAACCTGGCTCTGTCCCACCTCCTAGTTCAAAAAGTTAGGAATCAAGTTGTGTGTTGACTTGGACTTACATTTACACTTCAAATTAGAAATGATACCAGAAACTACCTGGATGATCATAAAATGATGTAGATAATACTTTTTTgaatatttaatgatttaaagaCTTCTATGATAGGAATGTGATATTGCTggcaaagatttttttttttttttttttacttggtaTTGCTGTGCACCTATTCCTGTTAATCCAATGATTAAAGTTAGTGTCTAAGGATGTGGCATCAATCTGTGAGAATATATAGCTTAACTTAGACAGCCTAccttatattatttgtacaccTATGTATACCTATCTGGTATGAACGTACATTGatcattttataagctacaagTATCATACACATTAACGTTGTGCAAAAGCAATAATTGGCTGTAGccaatctgttgctctgtacgcTGTCACCGTCCTGTACCTTATATAATAACTAACGGGGACCACCATAAAACCCTCATAGACCAAATGGTGAGACAGGGTAAAGTTTGCTTTGCTGGTATGACTGTATCCAGTacaacagtgttgttgggattgtaAATACCACAATGTTATAATGGACTACAAAGAGGGTTAACAAGTGTACGATTCAACAAATAGGCTACAAATAGGCACCTCTGACAGTTACCACTGTCCATATCAAACTTTTACAAAGATGCCAATAGTCTACATCTTGCAATCACATGACATCCAAAAAGACAGTGAAATATGAAGagtaaaacaattttaaaatgtttcaaGCCTTTTGATTgaacaaataattatttatttaaataaagagaTTGCTGATTTGACATGTTTGTTTGTACATATAGGTTTAGCAGTAAATAGGTAACAGAaggagtgtgtgagagtgtgtcaCTTCTTACGTTTCCCATGCTAAAGTGCCTCTTAAAGCTGCCAAATAGGTCATAGACTAGAACAGTCCCATCTTCCTGAATACATAGCAAATCATCAGATACAGTCCAGCCCAGTTGCTTTACCACACCACTTTTCCACTGTAAAGAGAACAATCCATTACTAAGGCCCGATTATATCAACCATCTCTCATTAATGACATTCTGCTGTCAATCTGTTGCTAAGTAAGAATAAGGGTGATTACCACAAAACTGGCCATAGGTGCTCCAGAAGAGGAGTAAATCTCTAACTGGGGGCGTGCACTGGGAGAGTGGCGCTGTGGCTCCTTCAACAGAGCTAGAAGAGAACacagattaaaaacacacagtgtCTAGTTTTGCAAGGCAGGACTTATCTTACACAAGGCTTATAttagtttgaaaaaaaaattttaaagtgAGAGGGAAGAAGATTAGTTAAAGCACTCAACTGTAGCAATTAGTATTTATGTAATTTAAGACCAAATATTCtcttaatgtatatatacatgttgtatgtatatatgtatgcaaATCTGAAGAAACATTTTACATGAACTAGTATACTCTACAgctgaaacaaaaaaacacaatgcaGTCTTTTGGCACACCATTCAagtaaagcaaaataaatataaattaaatgtgCTTTTTGGGAGATAAGCAAAGTAGCCATGTGAACTTTAGTACAAATGGcaaaaatttattttagtaGTCAGTGGATCTGTGCCTCTTACACTGCACTTTTATGACCCAGAATAATCatgcatttaaaattaaatgttttcaaaatatattaaatagcaaaagaaaaaaaacttttaatatCAAATAGCAAGATTTAAACTGTagcttaaattaattaataaagagttattaaaattaacacatgCAATTccagcttaattaatgacatgtTATTACTGCTAACATTAGATAAATTCCATGCAAAGAACAGAACTTAAATGCTTACTCACCGATGGGACCACCATATGGAGCTGCAGCTATTAAACAATCTTTAAAACCATCCTTAAGGTTCCAGTCCATCTGATACAGTTCAGTCTTCCTGTTTATTATAAGACATATGCAAATAATATTAATCACTcaataaaaagcaaaaagaggtataaattaatgaattaccATTACCATAGATAGAAATGCATTCCAATGccacactgtcgcctcacagcaagaaggtcctgggttcgatccccaggtggggaggtccgggtcctttctgtgtggagtttgcatgttctccccgtatctgcgtgggtttcctccgggtgctccggtttcctcccacagtccaaagacatgcaagtgacgtgaattggagacactaaattgtccatgactgtgtttgatataaccttgtgacctgatgaaccttgtgtaatgagtaactatcgttcctgtcatgaatgtaaccaaagtgtaaaacatcacgttaaaatcctaataaacaaacaaacattccaATGCCAAGCATGTGTTTTAGGTTTAGAGTCTTTGATGTGAATACTTATGTTTGAATCAGTTTATCTCTAATATATCTGAATTTTTTGGTTTAGAGCCGAATTATGTTCACGTTTACTATTTAATTAAGTTATGAAACGATGGCGTAACAAACAATTCGGGTGTGATCCTCAACTTCGATCACtgtgagttttgcatgttcttccagttTTTAGTGGGTTTTCCACAGGTACTGTGGTTTAATCTCACTTCGCAAGATCCTGCAGAAAAtgtattggctgctctaaaatcatgatgtgagtgaatgtgttagTCAAAAGTGCTGttgttctgtgatggactggcagccTACCCAGGAAGTAATCCTGCTGTGTGCTCATAATTCAATCGATctttgtatactgtatattcacgTTAAACCTACCAGTGTCCCATACATGTTAACGTGTATGAAAGCACATCCTGTGTTAAACAGTAATACACAGTACacgacattcattcattcattcattcatctgctGAGCATAACAACTGTCACATGACTGTCTTCGAGCTTCAGTGACTTGCCACATTAAACGTTGCTGCAAATGTCATTATATTTACTAAAAccaaaaaatctttatttaaacacTAGACATCTGTATGTTTATCTATATTCGCTGCTTTATTATTAAAGTAGTGAAATACTGTTCCAGTGTAATACCTGTAAAAAGCCCCCCCAAGAGGATTCCAGTTAGCCGTTACAAAAGCCATGATTATTTCTTTTAATCCCAGGAGCCAGGAGCAGAtttatcttttttcttttagttcAGTGTTCTGTGGCGATCGtttttaggatttgttgatcatCTCTTCTGCCGTTTCAGTTCCTCTTCCTCAGTGTTTCTGGTTTAATGTCAGGCAGTAACACTGCGCATGTCAGCTccacctgctggactgagaagcaAGCGTGAAGCAACACAATTCAAATCAActcacgcgcacacacacacacacacgcctgcACAAAGGTACAgaagtaaatatatataataacaatatgtgtgtgtgtgtgtgtgtgtgtcaccaaCAACCTCAGCCCTGTAGCCCCCAACCTGCCCGAGACTGTACCATTAACATATAAAAAAAGATGCCATTTGAAAGCTTAGCATGCCTACTTTTCAGCAATGTAAATACTTTAAGCAGATTTTATATATAAGCTACCTTAAAAGCAAAGTATTACATTAATGGTATTAAGTTTTTGTAATATTGCAAGGCTTTGTATTAAAATtgacacaatcacatttatactgGCTATTTTGTTTCACATAAACAAGGggataaaaaaaacctaaaaaataatatttaaaaatgctttgttttcattgcaaaacaaagaTTTGCAGTAAATTGTGGCACtgaaatacaaagaaaagaaaattaaaaagcttaacttAGCTTGTGTTCTTCAAAACGAGACCAATTTAATATCCATGTGTTGTGCTATTATGAAcataaagaaacaaatattaAGATAATAGTTCAGCCTAGAAATTGAACCAAAACTGGAGTTACCGCCATTTGCAGCTGGCACAGTTAGTGATTacaaaacccaaaatatttaaatgaccAGCTGTCATTTAAAACTGGTCTCTCATAAGTTTCTATTGCTTGGCCCTCTGAAAATGTGTAGCTGGACCACCAATCACAGCTCAACATTCTTTCTAGCTACAGCAAAAGAGGCTTCTTTCATGTAACCCTTTACATTCCGACACAAATTGAATAGGcaggtatgaaggatttatttaattagaacAGTTCCTCTAAACTTTTTTATAACCCCTTTTTTATAACCCAACCAACCCCATTATCCCCTAATGTTCTACCCAGCAAATACATCTATGTTGccactattttaagtcaaaGTTTAGAGGGAGTAATAACGTTGTTTTGCAACCTTATACAGTAACTATTCAACtactgttttagtttgttttttcagCTTAACACtgtaaaaacttttaaaaattttaaaacatttctctGCAGTTTTTTTGCCATTTGTCAGTCAAgttataaacaaagtta contains these protein-coding regions:
- the vps16 gene encoding vacuolar protein sorting-associated protein 16 homolog isoform X1, translated to MAFVTANWNPLGGAFYRKTELYQMDWNLKDGFKDCLIAAAPYGGPIALLKEPQRHSPSARPQLEIYSSSGAPMASFVWKSGVVKQLGWTVSDDLLCIQEDGTVLVYDLFGSFKRHFSMGNEVGQSQVLEAKVFHSPYGTGVAIVTGASRFTLATNIDDLKLRRLPEVPGLQDAPSCWAVLTQDRQSKVLVANGPDLFILDYGICTAVTPPGLSPQASSIVHMCVSFSYKYLALFTDSGHVWMGSTNLREKLSEVETKFRNPPRQMAWCRRPKSQQPSVVIMWNRCLLVAGVCKDTISYHLDDDSILVPELDGVRIINATNHELLQEVPVACEEIFKIASMAPGALLLEAHKEYEKESQKADEYLREIKERDQLVEAVKQCIEAAGHEHDPDTQKTLLRAASFGKCFLSNFPPELFVIMCRDLRVLNAVRDYTVGIPLTHTQFKQMTVQVLIDRLVYRKLYPLAIEICRYLKTPEYQGVSRVLKHWACCKVQQKEEADDIIAKAISLKLGDAAGISYSEIANKAYECGRTELAIKLLEYEPRSGEQVPLLLRMKRSQLALSKAIESGDTDLVYTVVTYLKNEMNRGDFFMTLRNQPVALSLYRQFCKHQEQDTLKDLFNQDDDHQELGNYYVKASYQEKRLEARISLLQSAVDEYNKAKNEFAAKATEEEMRLVRFQRKLEEEKGECLLGFSLHDTISTLLSVGLHKHAEQIYKDFRVPDKRYWWLKLTALAEKQDWEELEKFAKSKKSPIGYMPFVEVCVKRNNKFEAKKYVSRVTPEQKVKAHLAVGDLEGAADAAIERRNEEDISKVLSRCSPTTDRLVVERLNRARATGAKK
- the vps16 gene encoding vacuolar protein sorting-associated protein 16 homolog isoform X2, with protein sequence MHFYLWKTELYQMDWNLKDGFKDCLIAAAPYGGPIALLKEPQRHSPSARPQLEIYSSSGAPMASFVWKSGVVKQLGWTVSDDLLCIQEDGTVLVYDLFGSFKRHFSMGNEVGQSQVLEAKVFHSPYGTGVAIVTGASRFTLATNIDDLKLRRLPEVPGLQDAPSCWAVLTQDRQSKVLVANGPDLFILDYGICTAVTPPGLSPQASSIVHMCVSFSYKYLALFTDSGHVWMGSTNLREKLSEVETKFRNPPRQMAWCRRPKSQQPSVVIMWNRCLLVAGVCKDTISYHLDDDSILVPELDGVRIINATNHELLQEVPVACEEIFKIASMAPGALLLEAHKEYEKESQKADEYLREIKERDQLVEAVKQCIEAAGHEHDPDTQKTLLRAASFGKCFLSNFPPELFVIMCRDLRVLNAVRDYTVGIPLTHTQFKQMTVQVLIDRLVYRKLYPLAIEICRYLKTPEYQGVSRVLKHWACCKVQQKEEADDIIAKAISLKLGDAAGISYSEIANKAYECGRTELAIKLLEYEPRSGEQVPLLLRMKRSQLALSKAIESGDTDLVYTVVTYLKNEMNRGDFFMTLRNQPVALSLYRQFCKHQEQDTLKDLFNQDDDHQELGNYYVKASYQEKRLEARISLLQSAVDEYNKAKNEFAAKATEEEMRLVRFQRKLEEEKGECLLGFSLHDTISTLLSVGLHKHAEQIYKDFRVPDKRYWWLKLTALAEKQDWEELEKFAKSKKSPIGYMPFVEVCVKRNNKFEAKKYVSRVTPEQKVKAHLAVGDLEGAADAAIERRNEEDISKVLSRCSPTTDRLVVERLNRARATGAKK
- the vps16 gene encoding vacuolar protein sorting-associated protein 16 homolog isoform X3 — its product is MAFVTANWNPLGGAFYRKTELYQMDWNLKDGFKDCLIAAAPYGGPIALLKEPQRHSPSARPQLEIYSSSGAPMASFVWKSGVVKQLGWTVSDDLLCIQEDGTVLVYDLFGSFKRHFSMGNEVGQSQVLEAKVFHSPYGTGVAIVTGASRFTLATNIDDLKLRRLPEVPGLQDAPSCWAVLTQDRQSKVLVANGPDLFILDYGICTAVTPPGLSPQASSIVHMCVSFSYKYLALFTDSGHVWMGSTNLREKLSEVETKFRNPPRQMAWCRRPKSQQPSVVIMWNRCLLVAGVCKDTISYHLDDDSILVPELDGVRIINATNHELLQEVPVACEEIFKIASMAPGALLLEAHKEYEKESQKADEYLREIKERDQLVEAVKQCIEAAGHEHDPDTQKTLLRAASFGKCFLSNFPPELFVIMCRDLRVLNAVRDYTVGIPLTHTQFKQMTVQVLIDRLVYRKLYPLAIEICRYLKTPEYQGVSRVLKHWACCKVQQKEEADDIIAKAISLKLGDAAGISYSEIANKAYECGRTELAIKLLEYEPRSGEQVPLLLRMKRSQLALSKAIESGDTDLVYTVVTYLKNEMNRGDFFMTLRNQPVALSLYRQFCKHQEQDTLKDLFNQDDDHQELGNYYVKASYQEKRLEARISLLQSAVDEYNKAKNEFAAKTNKTEVME